One genomic window of bacterium includes the following:
- a CDS encoding protease inhibitor I42 family protein: protein MSRLFVSVLFLALLSICSFSIASEPGTALVTEADNGKTVEVAKGSFLVIELPGQPGTGYSWQLAEYDKRLLEFVGKNLREPEQGYPNMKTVEIFRLKAKKKDSCVVELEYRRPFGKQKSPTRSFRVTVRIH from the coding sequence ATGAGTAGACTTTTTGTTTCCGTTCTTTTTCTCGCCTTGCTGTCAATTTGCTCTTTTTCAATCGCTTCGGAGCCCGGAACGGCGCTGGTTACGGAGGCCGACAACGGGAAGACCGTTGAGGTGGCAAAAGGAAGTTTTTTGGTCATTGAACTTCCAGGTCAACCGGGAACCGGCTACTCGTGGCAACTTGCCGAATACGATAAGAGATTGCTGGAGTTTGTCGGCAAGAATCTCCGGGAGCCGGAGCAGGGATACCCCAACATGAAGACCGTGGAGATTTTCAGGCTCAAAGCCAAGAAGAAAGACTCTTGCGTGGTTGAGCTGGAGTATCGGCGGCCGTTCGGAAAACAAAAATCACCGACAAGATCTTTCAGGGTAACCGTCCGAATTCATTAA
- a CDS encoding AMP-binding protein, translated as MTKDQFDWMPTKTHLQDSRIGSFMQKHGIADFRKLIEKSNADVSWFWTAALEDLGFEWHTPYHALFDDSLGMPWVKWFLGGRLNIVHHCLDRHLRDGKSKKDALVWEGEDGLIRKITYGELAHLVEKISAAMTSVGVAKGDVVAMCMDLTIEAVAVMFASFKIGATCLQTGTWHAPAELAETLRRGAPKMLFIHESLRRGGEEKSLQAAIESIGSDSTLPVTVVVVPRIGASKEERESVSGPSGGRINKFGILLASAENKPAVKTLALDAETPSLILFSSGTTGRPKAIVHTHGGALAQVVKEVGYAFDCRENDVFCWTTNLGWMMAPWEIIGTMFFGATLVLIEGSCAYPTPHRIFEIIQRQRISILGTTPGHLQKLRDCSEQYGRHDLSSLRILGSTGKVLDAELWSWFFTTFGDKKLPIVNIFGGTEVLGCLGSALPIMPLKAGTVGMAALGTGSDVCDDGGNSVRGQAGDVVCRSPIPSMTRSFFGDPQGYLDAYFSHGTHLWWHGDRAIIDEDGLWFHLGRSDDLIIRDGVKHDPVKIESALKAFPGPPRIRDVAAISTTDKNGHDRIVCFVVIDGAFVENVKEFLHDVRAHTKITYGALGQPDEVYVVRELPVNQANKVPHKALRLMLEGKDVGEVALQNPWALEEIRRALNC; from the coding sequence ATGACGAAAGACCAATTTGACTGGATGCCGACCAAAACGCATCTGCAAGATTCGCGCATCGGGAGCTTTATGCAGAAACACGGTATCGCAGACTTCAGGAAGCTTATAGAAAAATCGAATGCCGATGTATCTTGGTTCTGGACCGCCGCACTGGAAGATCTCGGATTCGAGTGGCATACGCCGTATCATGCGCTTTTTGACGACTCGCTGGGAATGCCGTGGGTAAAGTGGTTTTTGGGCGGGAGGCTCAACATCGTCCATCACTGTCTGGACCGCCATCTTCGCGACGGAAAATCCAAAAAAGATGCTCTTGTCTGGGAGGGAGAGGATGGTCTGATCCGCAAAATCACATATGGAGAACTCGCGCATTTGGTAGAAAAAATTTCTGCGGCTATGACGAGCGTCGGGGTGGCGAAGGGTGATGTTGTTGCAATGTGCATGGACCTCACCATTGAAGCGGTTGCTGTCATGTTCGCCTCCTTTAAAATAGGCGCAACGTGCCTTCAGACCGGAACGTGGCACGCGCCCGCGGAGCTTGCCGAAACTTTGCGTCGCGGTGCTCCAAAGATGCTATTTATTCACGAAAGTTTGCGTCGCGGAGGAGAAGAAAAAAGTCTGCAGGCGGCGATTGAATCCATAGGATCCGACAGTACGTTGCCCGTAACCGTCGTAGTTGTGCCAAGGATTGGCGCAAGCAAGGAAGAACGAGAAAGCGTTTCAGGTCCTTCCGGCGGGCGTATAAATAAATTTGGAATTCTGCTGGCGTCCGCAGAGAATAAGCCCGCTGTTAAAACACTGGCACTTGACGCGGAGACGCCGTCGCTCATCCTTTTTTCTTCCGGCACGACCGGGCGCCCCAAGGCCATTGTCCATACTCACGGAGGAGCACTCGCACAGGTTGTAAAGGAGGTGGGATACGCTTTTGACTGCCGCGAAAACGACGTTTTCTGCTGGACGACAAATCTTGGATGGATGATGGCGCCATGGGAAATAATCGGAACGATGTTCTTTGGCGCTACGCTGGTCCTTATCGAAGGATCTTGCGCGTACCCGACGCCGCACCGAATCTTTGAAATCATCCAGCGGCAGCGCATCTCCATCTTAGGCACAACGCCCGGCCACCTTCAGAAACTGCGGGACTGCTCCGAGCAGTACGGTCGGCATGATCTTTCGAGCCTTAGGATCCTTGGCTCCACTGGAAAAGTTCTTGACGCAGAACTTTGGAGCTGGTTCTTCACGACATTTGGAGACAAGAAGCTTCCCATCGTCAATATATTCGGCGGCACCGAGGTGCTTGGATGCCTTGGGTCCGCTCTTCCCATTATGCCCCTTAAGGCAGGAACGGTCGGGATGGCGGCTCTTGGAACTGGTTCAGACGTTTGTGATGATGGAGGAAATTCTGTCCGCGGACAGGCGGGAGATGTGGTTTGCCGCTCCCCTATTCCTTCCATGACCAGGAGCTTTTTCGGAGATCCTCAGGGATATTTAGATGCCTATTTCTCTCATGGGACGCATCTTTGGTGGCATGGCGACCGGGCGATCATTGACGAGGATGGTCTCTGGTTCCATCTCGGGAGATCGGATGATCTTATTATAAGGGATGGGGTGAAACATGATCCGGTAAAAATTGAGAGCGCGCTCAAGGCATTTCCCGGACCACCGCGTATTCGGGACGTCGCCGCGATAAGCACGACCGACAAGAACGGTCACGACCGCATCGTTTGTTTCGTCGTAATAGACGGGGCATTCGTGGAAAATGTGAAGGAATTTTTGCACGATGTGCGGGCCCACACGAAAATAACCTATGGAGCGCTCGGACAGCCCGATGAGGTTTATGTCGTCAGAGAGCTTCCGGTGAACCAGGCAAACAAGGTGCCGCACAAGGCATTACGGCTTATGCTTGAAGGAAAGGATGTGGGCGAAGTAGCGCTACAGAATCCTTGGGCACTTGAAGAAATACGCAGGGCGCTGAATTGTTAA
- a CDS encoding pitrilysin family protein, which translates to MKIQETVRDDGLRIISCRVPSKKTHLELVAGVGSAYDPPGKKGLFHYFEHMAFKGTARRSIADINSFIRRNLLERNAHTGHIEIGFEGEAIARKFPLLCDLMCDIYCNSRFPVEEVEREKEVVLNEIARDHDEDNYLAYIALWKELWRENPLRIHGVGSPSGVQNVTREDLLREKAKWFVPKNTIALAIGDVRHDQVLSLLEKHLALPRGHVLHNAWNDEYGVLPEKQEVVIERPKSEKATLLFGCKFPIFKNERTRQMSTFLMRLLVSGQTSRLWNEVREKRGFAYALWGGISGAHPLGYYFAAYVETLSSRIDTVRELIESSVFTPLQDQSTFEEVQESLDDLHMLTPEKLEDWSGHILGTAQKHWPLKSLERYFPRQRKIISSITLEEVEALRAQTLKPEKFVTVIVKPS; encoded by the coding sequence ATGAAAATCCAAGAAACGGTTCGTGATGACGGCCTGCGCATCATCTCCTGCCGCGTTCCTTCAAAAAAAACGCATCTAGAACTGGTCGCGGGAGTAGGGTCTGCTTATGACCCACCCGGCAAAAAAGGGCTTTTCCATTATTTTGAACATATGGCGTTCAAAGGAACTGCCAGAAGAAGCATTGCGGATATTAACTCCTTCATTCGACGGAATTTACTTGAGCGCAATGCCCATACCGGGCACATTGAGATAGGATTTGAGGGAGAAGCGATCGCAAGAAAATTTCCGCTCTTGTGTGATCTGATGTGCGATATCTACTGCAACTCCCGATTCCCCGTCGAAGAGGTTGAAAGAGAAAAAGAGGTCGTGCTCAATGAGATAGCGCGCGACCACGACGAAGACAACTACCTCGCCTACATTGCGCTCTGGAAGGAGCTCTGGCGGGAAAATCCTCTGCGCATTCATGGCGTAGGCTCGCCCTCAGGAGTCCAGAATGTTACCAGGGAAGATCTTCTGCGCGAGAAGGCGAAGTGGTTTGTCCCGAAAAACACCATCGCGCTTGCCATCGGGGACGTCCGCCACGACCAGGTCCTCTCGCTACTGGAAAAACACCTTGCTCTGCCACGCGGGCACGTGCTGCACAATGCATGGAACGACGAGTACGGAGTGCTGCCCGAAAAGCAGGAGGTTGTTATTGAGCGGCCTAAAAGCGAAAAGGCAACCCTGCTTTTTGGTTGCAAGTTTCCCATCTTCAAGAACGAGCGGACGCGTCAGATGTCAACGTTCTTGATGCGGCTTTTGGTGAGCGGCCAGACGTCGCGGTTATGGAACGAGGTGCGAGAGAAAAGAGGTTTTGCATATGCGTTATGGGGCGGAATATCGGGCGCCCATCCGCTTGGCTACTATTTCGCGGCCTATGTGGAAACCCTCTCTTCGCGCATTGATACGGTCCGGGAACTTATTGAGAGCTCGGTCTTTACGCCCCTGCAAGATCAAAGCACTTTCGAGGAAGTACAGGAGTCGCTTGACGACCTGCATATGCTCACGCCGGAGAAACTGGAAGACTGGTCAGGACATATTCTTGGCACAGCACAAAAACACTGGCCGCTCAAAAGTTTGGAGCGCTACTTCCCGCGACAACGCAAAATTATCTCTTCTATCACTCTTGAAGAGGTCGAGGCGCTTCGCGCGCAAACGCTGAAACCAGAAAAATTCGTAACGGTTATCGTGAAGCCGTCTTAA
- a CDS encoding YraN family protein, with the protein MKQGHMFHGKHFLIMDSRTEIGRSGEGAASSFLINNNYRIIHRNFHLGRMGEIDIIAEKSVGFWPFLEKSLVFVEVKTLVIGSFKKEYDPEMRVDGKKQERLIRLASLYLSKNKIKADTPWQIDVIAVEIESSTGNIKEIRHHENAVHL; encoded by the coding sequence ATGAAACAGGGCCACATGTTTCATGGGAAACATTTTTTAATCATGGATAGCCGTACGGAAATAGGCAGATCAGGAGAAGGTGCCGCATCAAGTTTTCTTATCAACAATAATTACCGCATCATCCACAGAAACTTCCACCTAGGAAGAATGGGGGAAATAGACATAATAGCAGAAAAAAGTGTTGGATTTTGGCCATTTTTAGAGAAAAGTCTAGTTTTTGTAGAAGTAAAAACGCTTGTCATAGGAAGTTTTAAGAAGGAATATGATCCAGAAATGCGCGTAGACGGCAAAAAACAAGAAAGACTTATAAGATTGGCCAGTCTATACCTCTCTAAAAACAAGATTAAGGCGGACACGCCGTGGCAAATTGATGTAATTGCTGTTGAAATAGAAAGTTCCACGGGAAACATAAAAGAGATTCGTCATCATGAAAACGCTGTTCATTTATAG
- a CDS encoding GNAT family N-acetyltransferase: MKIERRKFFEWDKTTQMQLKRATLPGGYLKHFIRLFPESPTIVVFEQKRIKGWAFAFFHEGTTDLFLFVHRQYRRQGVATLLITEAMKDFPTIMLAKWNGVTARFFQKMHRTHPSKVQVYDWWKSLSRYSKLLQLTPAS; encoded by the coding sequence TTGAAAATTGAAAGAAGGAAGTTTTTTGAGTGGGACAAGACAACGCAAATGCAACTGAAGCGGGCAACGCTGCCCGGGGGATACTTGAAGCATTTCATACGGTTATTTCCTGAATCGCCGACGATTGTTGTATTCGAACAGAAGCGTATTAAGGGGTGGGCCTTTGCATTCTTTCACGAGGGTACGACGGATCTGTTTCTTTTTGTTCACAGACAATACAGAAGACAGGGCGTGGCGACGTTGCTTATTACGGAGGCCATGAAAGACTTTCCGACAATCATGCTTGCCAAATGGAATGGGGTGACGGCGCGGTTTTTTCAAAAAATGCACAGAACACATCCTTCGAAAGTGCAGGTCTATGATTGGTGGAAAAGCCTTTCGAGGTACTCGAAACTTCTTCAACTCACGCCAGCCTCATAG
- the nusA gene encoding transcription termination factor NusA: MNFTTVDQKQFLSALTQISEEKGISRERVIETIEMAVAAAYKREYGRRGQIVRAKMDPETGVMSFTQVKLIVEPSMLKTEEEIAQEEKEATERIAAAATATPEEKRLQKKREMEAEELLEKIPESEEEKKIRFNPEKHILLEDARKENKDIQVGEEFITSLETHSDFGRIAAQTAKQVIIQRIREAERDAIFAEYKGKEWELVSGIVQRIEGQSVFVDLGKTIATLFPEDQLPTENYRIGQRLRFLLIRVEMTPRGPLVLLSRSHPMVLRKLFALEVPEIAAGTVEIKSIAREGGSRTKVAVASKEEGIDPIGSCVGQRGTRVQTVINEIGGEKIDIVEWSENPEVFVAHALSPAKVLDVTLFPDERKAIVEVPPDQLSLAIGQKGQNVRLAAKLTGWKIDIKGAELPAEASVEEDVATEGDAQEATLSEPETETPASQSASSASEEIQPAAEEKVTDAAKE, encoded by the coding sequence TTGAATTTTACTACCGTGGATCAAAAACAATTTCTTTCGGCGCTTACGCAGATATCCGAAGAAAAGGGCATATCGCGGGAACGCGTTATTGAAACAATAGAAATGGCTGTCGCCGCGGCCTATAAGCGCGAATATGGCCGCAGAGGACAGATCGTGCGGGCAAAAATGGATCCCGAAACGGGCGTGATGTCATTCACGCAGGTGAAGTTGATTGTGGAACCCTCAATGCTAAAAACAGAGGAAGAGATTGCCCAGGAGGAAAAAGAAGCGACGGAACGCATTGCCGCGGCTGCGACGGCAACGCCGGAGGAAAAAAGACTTCAAAAGAAGCGGGAAATGGAGGCCGAAGAACTACTCGAGAAAATTCCCGAATCGGAAGAGGAGAAAAAAATAAGATTCAATCCCGAGAAGCACATTCTTCTGGAAGATGCCCGGAAAGAAAATAAGGATATTCAGGTCGGCGAAGAGTTTATTACTTCGCTCGAGACGCATTCGGATTTCGGGCGCATTGCGGCCCAGACCGCAAAACAGGTTATTATCCAGCGCATCCGCGAAGCCGAACGAGATGCGATATTTGCCGAGTATAAGGGAAAGGAATGGGAACTGGTGAGCGGTATTGTGCAGCGCATTGAAGGACAGAGTGTTTTTGTGGACCTTGGCAAAACCATCGCAACGCTTTTCCCCGAGGATCAGCTGCCCACGGAAAACTATCGCATAGGCCAGCGCTTGAGATTCCTGCTCATCAGGGTTGAAATGACGCCCAGAGGCCCCTTGGTACTGCTTTCCCGGTCGCATCCCATGGTGCTTCGCAAGCTCTTCGCCCTGGAAGTTCCCGAAATAGCCGCAGGAACCGTGGAGATCAAGTCTATAGCGCGCGAAGGCGGCTCACGAACAAAGGTGGCGGTGGCGTCAAAAGAAGAAGGCATTGATCCCATCGGTTCCTGCGTCGGACAGCGCGGCACGAGAGTGCAGACGGTCATTAACGAGATCGGCGGAGAAAAAATAGATATCGTCGAGTGGTCCGAGAATCCGGAAGTGTTCGTTGCCCACGCGCTTTCCCCCGCAAAAGTTCTCGATGTAACGCTCTTTCCGGACGAGCGCAAGGCGATAGTGGAGGTGCCGCCGGACCAGCTTTCGCTTGCCATCGGGCAGAAAGGACAAAACGTGCGGCTTGCCGCAAAACTAACCGGCTGGAAAATAGATATCAAAGGCGCGGAATTACCGGCGGAGGCAAGCGTTGAAGAAGACGTCGCGACAGAAGGCGACGCCCAAGAGGCCACGCTCTCTGAGCCCGAGACAGAAACGCCCGCTTCGCAAAGCGCTTCTTCGGCAAGCGAAGAAATTCAGCCAGCCGCGGAAGAGAAGGTAACAGATGCGGCAAAGGAATAA
- a CDS encoding NUDIX hydrolase has protein sequence MNENPVSVVVFYDISHKLLMHKRKSSPEKWAFIGGGIKTKEDPLVAAKREVQEELGYEAKNLRFFRKYEVSRAGDISAVYVYIAPFPGFDQFHHTKEGDIRSDLHLVTIEQAKTLPSFPVAYQIMEDVVNFLNRA, from the coding sequence ATGAACGAGAATCCGGTATCAGTTGTTGTTTTTTACGATATCAGTCACAAGCTGCTAATGCACAAAAGAAAGTCTTCTCCGGAAAAATGGGCCTTTATTGGTGGCGGCATCAAAACAAAGGAAGACCCCCTAGTAGCAGCGAAAAGAGAGGTTCAAGAAGAGCTAGGATACGAAGCAAAAAATTTACGTTTTTTTAGAAAATACGAAGTTTCTCGGGCTGGAGACATTAGCGCTGTTTACGTTTACATTGCTCCATTTCCAGGATTCGACCAATTCCACCACACAAAAGAAGGAGACATTAGAAGTGACCTGCATTTAGTTACCATAGAACAAGCGAAAACTTTGCCAAGCTTCCCGGTGGCCTATCAAATAATGGAAGACGTTGTAAATTTCTTGAATAGGGCATAG
- a CDS encoding ATP-dependent DNA helicase, producing the protein MTPFETEMQKLNPRQREAVENIEGPVMVVAGPGTGKTQILTLRIANILARTDTPAEAILALTFTEAASANMRRRLVALIGSRGYYVRIGTFHGFCNALIQQYPEKYPAIMGGRHCMPADAMAILRAIIEEGSWTNLRPFAEKFYYVPEILKAIKDIKREGFGLDAFAELVKREKEEFESRDDLHHTKGKYKNEMKGSAQRRLEKLNRNKELSEIYVRYQEVLRTRKLYDFDDMILETIKAMESDKNFLLELQERYQYILVDEHQDTNGAQNKVLELLASFYPNPNLFVVGDEKQAIFRFQGASLDNFLYFKNKYADAKFISLEENYRSTQTILDSAQSLIEKNKAVLSLPLRAARPLRRGSLQAAEKKGKDLVQVWKFSLPEAELLFLAGRVKELFSQGVPWKNMGILYRENRDALPIADFFAAQNIPFVIESDRNVLANRLIMKLVALCNAIWRFGEDEALARILHIDFLALDPMDIYRLIRATDDEKRVSLWMLVSGSENLDMLGVREPAKIKDLYEKLARWKQQSENEELAKFISRLMRESGFLEHALKHGNYAKNMEAVGAFFDEVKKISENHQDAALRDLMEYLEVLRSHGATIRERGARLEEAVRLMTAHKAKGLEFEAVFIVGASDGHWGNKRSRKYFELPFRTVSDVSEMEKNEDERRLFYMALTRAKRVSCITYSQTSSDGRELVPSQFIEEIRENLREAHAGDEFEKAFSERREAFMAPPHELAAPGREYFSEIFRKRGLNATALNNYLSCPWRFFYQNLLRWFSSPTSLQIYGIAAHKALQMFFDARNQGKDTNKNFLLDAFRQDMAHKALGRRDKEALIKKGGVSLGGYFDAWHETWSAQTINEFRVPGVLLGKDIKLTGNLDKLELDADGRSVAVVDYKTKQPQSRNWIEGKTRDKRSGQYKRQLVFYKLLLDLKPEKTYHMKAGIIDFLEPDERGKYRRELFEITEAEKKELIETIERVADEITHLKFWNRRCDEKDCEFCRLRALMDPS; encoded by the coding sequence ATGACCCCCTTTGAAACGGAGATGCAAAAACTAAATCCCCGGCAACGCGAGGCGGTGGAAAACATTGAAGGACCCGTCATGGTTGTCGCCGGACCCGGTACTGGCAAAACACAGATCTTGACGCTCCGCATTGCCAATATTTTAGCCCGCACCGACACGCCCGCCGAAGCGATCCTGGCGCTCACCTTCACCGAAGCTGCTTCCGCGAACATGCGCCGCAGGCTTGTTGCGCTTATCGGCAGCCGCGGCTATTACGTCCGCATCGGAACGTTCCATGGGTTTTGCAACGCGCTTATCCAGCAATATCCGGAAAAATATCCGGCTATTATGGGCGGCAGACACTGCATGCCCGCCGATGCCATGGCCATCCTGCGCGCTATCATCGAAGAAGGTTCTTGGACGAACCTCCGGCCGTTCGCGGAGAAATTCTACTATGTACCGGAAATTCTCAAGGCCATCAAAGACATCAAGCGAGAAGGATTCGGTCTCGACGCGTTTGCCGAATTGGTAAAAAGGGAGAAAGAGGAGTTTGAGTCGCGCGACGATCTGCACCACACCAAAGGGAAATACAAGAATGAAATGAAGGGTTCGGCACAAAGACGGCTGGAAAAGCTGAACCGGAACAAAGAGCTTTCCGAAATATACGTCCGGTATCAGGAAGTGCTGCGGACGCGGAAGTTGTATGATTTCGACGACATGATCCTGGAAACCATAAAGGCCATGGAGTCGGACAAGAATTTTCTGCTAGAACTGCAGGAACGTTATCAGTATATCCTCGTTGACGAGCATCAGGATACCAACGGTGCCCAGAACAAAGTGCTCGAGCTTTTGGCAAGTTTCTATCCGAACCCGAACCTCTTTGTGGTGGGAGATGAAAAGCAGGCGATTTTCCGGTTCCAGGGAGCATCGCTCGACAATTTTCTTTACTTTAAGAATAAATACGCGGATGCAAAGTTCATTTCACTGGAAGAAAATTACCGCTCTACGCAGACCATCCTGGATTCGGCGCAATCGCTCATAGAAAAGAACAAAGCGGTGCTGTCGCTCCCCCTGCGAGCCGCCCGCCCTCTAAGGCGAGGCTCGCTTCAGGCGGCAGAAAAAAAGGGGAAGGATCTTGTACAGGTCTGGAAGTTCTCGTTGCCGGAGGCAGAACTTCTTTTTCTTGCCGGACGTGTAAAGGAGCTCTTTTCCCAAGGCGTTCCCTGGAAGAATATGGGGATACTATATCGCGAGAATAGGGATGCGCTGCCCATCGCCGATTTTTTTGCCGCGCAAAACATACCTTTTGTCATCGAGTCGGACCGAAACGTGCTGGCCAATCGCCTTATCATGAAACTCGTGGCCTTATGCAATGCGATCTGGCGCTTTGGAGAAGACGAGGCGCTGGCACGAATTCTACACATTGATTTTTTGGCACTCGACCCCATGGATATCTACCGACTCATCCGCGCCACGGATGACGAGAAGCGCGTATCGCTTTGGATGCTGGTTTCTGGATCAGAGAATTTGGATATGCTTGGCGTTCGCGAACCGGCAAAAATCAAAGATTTGTACGAGAAATTGGCACGCTGGAAACAACAGAGCGAGAACGAGGAACTTGCGAAATTCATCTCCAGGCTCATGCGTGAGTCCGGATTTCTCGAGCACGCACTCAAACACGGCAATTATGCCAAAAACATGGAAGCTGTCGGCGCGTTTTTTGATGAAGTAAAAAAGATATCCGAAAACCACCAGGACGCCGCATTGCGCGATCTCATGGAATATCTGGAGGTGCTACGCTCGCATGGAGCTACGATCAGAGAACGCGGCGCGCGTCTTGAGGAGGCGGTGCGCCTGATGACCGCGCACAAAGCCAAGGGACTGGAATTTGAAGCGGTGTTCATTGTCGGGGCATCGGACGGCCACTGGGGCAATAAGCGGTCGCGCAAATATTTTGAACTTCCGTTCCGGACGGTGTCGGACGTTTCAGAAATGGAGAAAAACGAGGACGAGCGAAGGCTTTTTTACATGGCGCTTACCCGAGCAAAACGCGTCTCGTGTATTACTTATAGCCAGACCTCTTCCGATGGCAGAGAGCTTGTCCCGAGCCAATTCATAGAAGAAATACGGGAGAATCTGCGCGAGGCGCACGCCGGAGATGAGTTTGAAAAAGCATTCTCGGAGAGAAGAGAGGCGTTTATGGCTCCACCGCACGAACTTGCGGCACCCGGAAGAGAATATTTCTCGGAAATTTTCAGGAAGCGAGGACTGAATGCGACAGCGCTCAATAACTATCTGTCGTGTCCGTGGCGATTTTTTTATCAGAATTTGCTGCGCTGGTTCTCCTCCCCGACATCGCTCCAAATATATGGCATTGCTGCGCACAAAGCTTTGCAGATGTTTTTTGACGCAAGAAATCAGGGAAAGGACACGAACAAGAATTTTTTACTCGATGCATTCCGACAAGACATGGCCCACAAGGCTCTTGGCAGACGCGACAAAGAGGCGCTTATAAAAAAAGGAGGCGTGTCGCTCGGAGGGTACTTTGATGCCTGGCACGAGACATGGAGCGCCCAGACCATAAACGAATTCAGGGTACCGGGAGTGTTGCTCGGTAAAGACATCAAACTTACCGGAAACCTTGATAAGTTGGAGCTGGATGCCGACGGAAGAAGCGTGGCTGTAGTGGACTACAAAACCAAACAACCCCAGAGCCGCAATTGGATAGAAGGCAAAACCCGGGACAAGCGGAGTGGCCAATATAAGCGACAACTTGTATTCTACAAATTACTTCTCGATTTGAAGCCCGAAAAAACATATCACATGAAAGCCGGCATTATTGATTTTCTGGAGCCGGATGAGCGGGGTAAGTATCGGCGAGAGCTGTTTGAGATTACCGAAGCAGAAAAAAAAGAGTTGATAGAGACCATTGAGCGCGTTGCCGATGAAATCACGCACTTGAAATTCTGGAACCGGCGGTGCGATGAAAAAGACTGCGAATTCTGCCGCTTGCGCGCTTTGATGGACCCGTCCTAA
- the murJ gene encoding murein biosynthesis integral membrane protein MurJ, translated as MKLDKNFLKDTLISSRGILVGTTFASYVLGLLRDRLFAHTFGAGQELDAYQAAFLLPDFLLNFLIAGGLAAAFVPLFLEAKSKDPKQAILFARTITTISALLMLGVGALLFIFAPYLATLVAPGFGAENHILLVRLVRVLAFSPTIFAASNALGGILVAENRFLTYGLAPVFYNAGIIVGTFFLAPHFGILGVAYGTIGGALLHLAVRLLELKTLRFPIRPAFHMKLPQFIPFLRLSLPKMFGHPVEMATFWGFTALASTLPSGSIAILNFARNFQSVPISLIGISFATVSFSLLAKAHAEKDRDRFNAELNRTMRHIVMLSVLAALGMFFFRNLIISLLIGGGSFDEHAVRETALLLGAFTLSIPFEAVSHLQARAFYAAKNTLLPVLAGAFNLIISVFCAWMLIGTFGLLALPLGYAIGTLAKVIVLGILLPRQLKNI; from the coding sequence GTGAAATTGGATAAAAACTTTTTAAAAGATACGCTTATATCGTCGAGGGGCATTCTTGTCGGCACAACATTCGCAAGTTATGTTCTCGGTCTTCTGCGCGACCGGCTTTTTGCGCATACCTTTGGCGCGGGACAGGAGTTGGACGCTTACCAGGCGGCTTTTTTACTTCCGGATTTTCTTTTGAATTTTTTGATCGCCGGGGGGCTTGCTGCGGCGTTTGTGCCGCTCTTTCTTGAAGCGAAATCAAAAGATCCGAAACAGGCTATACTGTTTGCCAGAACAATAACCACGATCTCCGCGCTTTTAATGCTTGGGGTTGGCGCGCTGCTTTTCATCTTTGCGCCCTATCTTGCGACACTCGTTGCTCCCGGGTTCGGCGCAGAAAACCATATACTTCTGGTGCGTCTCGTGCGCGTGCTTGCGTTTTCTCCCACGATATTTGCGGCGTCAAACGCCTTGGGCGGCATTCTTGTCGCCGAAAATCGATTTCTCACCTATGGACTTGCACCGGTGTTCTATAACGCGGGCATTATCGTAGGAACATTCTTTCTCGCGCCCCATTTTGGTATTTTGGGCGTTGCATACGGCACCATAGGCGGCGCCCTACTGCATCTTGCCGTTCGACTTTTGGAACTTAAAACATTGCGCTTTCCCATCCGCCCCGCGTTCCACATGAAACTTCCCCAATTCATTCCGTTTTTACGCCTGTCCCTTCCTAAAATGTTCGGTCACCCTGTGGAGATGGCAACATTTTGGGGATTTACCGCGCTTGCCTCGACTCTGCCAAGCGGCAGTATCGCAATATTGAACTTCGCGAGAAATTTTCAAAGCGTTCCCATAAGCCTTATCGGTATCTCGTTTGCGACGGTGTCGTTTTCGCTTCTTGCCAAGGCCCACGCCGAGAAAGACCGCGATCGATTCAATGCCGAGCTTAATCGTACGATGCGGCATATCGTGATGTTGAGCGTGCTTGCGGCACTAGGCATGTTTTTTTTCCGAAACCTCATTATCTCGCTTCTCATCGGCGGGGGATCGTTTGACGAGCATGCAGTGCGTGAAACTGCGCTGCTGCTTGGCGCGTTCACCCTCTCGATTCCCTTTGAAGCCGTAAGCCATCTGCAGGCGCGCGCGTTTTATGCGGCGAAAAATACACTTTTACCTGTTTTGGCGGGCGCATTCAATCTCATAATCTCCGTTTTTTGCGCATGGATGCTTATTGGTACATTCGGGCTTTTGGCCCTTCCGCTTGGGTATGCGATAGGAACCCTTGCAAAAGTCATTGTCCTTGGCATTCTTTTGCCAAGACAACTTAAGAATATTTAA